Proteins from a single region of Oryza brachyantha chromosome 6, ObraRS2, whole genome shotgun sequence:
- the LOC102699794 gene encoding ctenidin-3-like: protein MGQRRRAPWLGLLFLAAGALLLRLALVEEAAASAVPTSNGGVEEGDDDAVLRKDDRTVDGHVGDVKRQRSVRGWGTWGGGGGGGGSGGENSGGDNADAGDGSGEGDGGGGGGGDSVNKAGPGPSICTGHRCKQDRYGKLRQ from the coding sequence ATGGGCCAGAGGAGGAGAGCTCCATGGCTCGGCCTgctcttcctcgccgccggcgcgttGCTCCTGCGGCTCGCGCTGGTGGAGGAGGCAGCCGCCTCGGCTGTGCCGACGTCAAacggcggcgtcgaggagggcgacgacgatgcgGTGCTCAGGAAGGATGACAGGACGGTGGATGGACATGTGGGCGATGTGAAGCGTCAGAGGAGTGTGCGGGGATGGGGGAcgtggggcggcggtggaggaggcggcggcagcggcggggagAACAGTGGAGGGGACAATGCAGATGCAGGTGACGGCAGTGGTgaaggtgacggcggcggtggaggtggggGCGATAGCGTCAACAAAGCTGGGCCAGGTCCAAGCATATGTACTGGTCACAGGTGCAAGCAAGATAGATATGGCAAATTAAGGCAGTGA